In Zingiber officinale cultivar Zhangliang chromosome 3B, Zo_v1.1, whole genome shotgun sequence, a single window of DNA contains:
- the LOC122055133 gene encoding vegetative cell wall protein gp1-like, which yields MGAWARCANCLSKNFFTPPPANFLDRERLLDEVPDAAFPSFPSDNNFLALPTPAPSDLLLPSGLQGSSTSTLCRSYQSCSFLSSPLPVTPGDSDSDDQPLIFCRRRTQPTSDLGVGGAGSSSANPVSRSPILPASAPSSPTAEDPLAPQVQKQAAPSSLPTHSAEPVPTPQAPGDVAGPSATPPPSESRPESSHSAPPDPPEPTTPSQQPPGPSSHHYYSTTPSDSGLMRQSDAPTSCLFMRG from the exons ATGGGGGCGTGGGCGCGGTGCGCCAACTGTTTGAGCAAAAACTTCTTCACTCCGCCCCCAGCTAACTTCCTGGATAGGGAGCGCCTGCTGGATGAGGTTCCTGATGCAGCCTTCCCATCCTTTCCCTCAGACAACAACTTTTTGGCTCTTCCAACTCCTGCCCCGAGTGAT CTCCTCCTTCCGAGTGGTCTCCAGGGCAGCTCGACAAGCACGCTCTGTCGATCCTACCAGAGCTGCTCCTTCCTCAGCTCGCCGCTCCCGGTCACCCCCGGAGACTCAGACTCAGATGATCAACCCCTGATATTCTGCCGAAGGCGTACGCAACCAACCTCAGACCTGGGAGTAGGAGGTGCTGGTAGCTCATCCGCTAATCCAGTCTCCCGATCTCCCATTCTTCCTGCGTCGGCTCCCAGTTCTCCAACTGCTGAGGATCCTCTTGCTCCACAAGTTCAGAAGCAAGCTGCACCTTCTTCCCTACCGACTCATTCAGCCGAGCCCGTCCCTACTCCACAAGCGCCAGGTGACGTGGCAGGTCCTTCAGCTACACCCCCGCCCAGTGAATCAAGACCGGAGTCATCTCATTCGGCCCCTCCAGATCCTCCTGAACCAACAACACCTTCTCAGCAACCGCCTGGCCCTTCCTCCCACCATTATTATTCCACCACCCCCTCTGATTCAGGGCTGATGCGACAATCGGATGCCCCCACCAGCTGCCTTTTTATGAGAGG
- the LOC121967331 gene encoding UPF0481 protein At3g47200-like, protein MENESTPSLQRGDLYHLVSFFEQLRRDIPKQVMQATIFRVPENIRRTNVDSFEPKMVCLGPYHHGKQLFRATDERIKLPYASNFFRRSADVDIVHRIVERFEDWEEDLRCAYSEQIRMASNDFVAMLMLDCAFITEFLREQSACTRTDKEEYSWKWAAPSIVNDMLVVENQLPLRPLLYFLNEGTEDLLHHRPLSLMELFLRPLMWQIHRNLSPTSDLTSDFSSFQTSAHLLHLFHSSLVSELRDKASPLITVLSSFPSAEMLQAMRIVFANKTDGSNFMDITFDASKRSMEIPQLLINDDNISLLRNLIAFEQQCHVVDNYVSTYVWFMDCLINTYKDVAVLRKHNIIVSRLHSDEEVAHIFNQLRRTDAPVVDFDNFYLAEVMDDVESHCRNRTNRFWALWNLSWLRQNYFTNRWVTIAVTAAVFFNLLTLVQTVYAVLSYAKQ, encoded by the coding sequence ATGGAAAATGAGTCTACTCCGTCCCTCCAACGTGGAGATTTGTATCACTTGGTGAGTTTTTTCGAGCAACTGAGGAGGGATATACCGAAGCAAGTCATGCAGGCGACTATCTTTCGAGTTCCTGAGAACATCCGCAGAACCAACGTCGATTCTTTTGAACCAAAGATGGTTTGCCTCGGCCCCTACCACCATGGAAAGCAACTCTTTCGAGCAACGGATGAAAGAATCAAATTGCCCTATGCCTCCAACTTTTTCAGGCGCTCCGCGGACGTGGATATAGTGCATCGCATTGTCGAGCGATTCGAGGACTGGGAAGAGGATTTACGTTGTGCCTACTCGGAGCAGATCAGAATGGCCAGCAATGATTTCGTGGCGATGTTGATGCTCGACTGCGCTTTCATAACTGAGTTTCTACGGGAGCAATCCGCGTGTACTAGAACTGACAAGGAAGAGTACTCGTGGAAGTGGGCAGCTCCATCGATTGTCAACGATATGTTGGTCGTCGAAAACCAGCTCCCTCTTCGTCCACTTCTTTATTTCCTGAATGAGGGCACGGAAGATTTGCTTCACCATCGTCCCTTAAGCTTAATGGAACTCTTCTTGCGTCCTCTCATGTGGCAAATTCACCGAAACCTCTCTCCGACCTCGGACTTGACCTCGGACTTCAGTAGCTTCCAAACGAGTGCACATTTGCTCCATCTTTTCCATTCAAGTCTTGTCAGCGAGCTGCGGGACAAGGCAAGCCCCCTTATCACCGTCTTATCTTCCTTCCCCAGTGCAGAGATGCTCCAAGCAATGAGAATAGTATTTGCAAATAAGACCGATGGCAGTAACTTCATGGACATCACTTTCGACGCGAGCAAGAGATCCATGGAGATTCCTCAACTCCTCATCAACGATGACAACATCTCCCTCCTCCGAAACCTCATCGCTTTCGAGCAGCAATGTCATGTGGTCGACAATTACGTTTCCACTTACGTTTGGTTCATGGACTGCTTGATAAACACCTACAAGGACGTGGCGGTGCTCCGGAAACATAACATCATCGTCAGCCGCCTGCACAGTGATGAAGAAGTGGCTCACATATTCAACCAGCTCCGAAGGACGGATGCCCCTGTCGTCGACTTCGACAATTTCTATCTTGCAGAGGTAATGGACGATGTGGAGAGCCACTGCAGAAACAGGACCAACAGATTTTGGGCGCTATGGAATTTATCGTGGTTGAGGCAAAACTATTTCACGAATCGGTGGGTGACGATCGCTGTCACTGCAGCTGTTTTCTTCAACCTGCTCACTTTGGTGCAAACGGTATATGCTGTTCTCAGTTACGCCAAGCAGTGA
- the LOC121967332 gene encoding uncharacterized protein LOC121967332, with protein MLWPLAPTSGVAAEMKKSSAASSRSRSGTFTSPGTPTYRHGAGAAAYQKGWCSERVPLPAHNNRRYGGGGVLLQFANGRALPSKWEDAERWIFSPVSGDGVGRPFVQSHHRRPKSKSGPLGPPAGLGLRGSNYSLASPLVPCFDSGRVGNFAANSPFLAGVLIPERGFSGNGGRGRGNCRGGMGVVGGAMEGDGKANSTTGEPYMFRSASVHGWSDNLIESSSSIPSSQDDKFDCSREAASMISSSIIRKDVATQMSTDGSTSSSPREKPSSPSSASASAIEELASHFSKLEVRDVQVDDSVAVTRWSRKHTAQGSNRQSPRIIRWKKTEGKTCAWGVSKTANSISEKTREEAKITAWENLQRAKAEAEIRKLEMKLEKKRSSSMEKILNKLRLAQSKAQEMRSDVAAFQETQIMRNKKASHFRKNGQIGSLSGCFTCHAF; from the exons ATGCTCTGGCCTCTGGCCCCCACTAGCGGCGTAGCAGCAGAGATGAAGAAGAGCTCCGCCGCCTCGTCTCGGAGCAGATCGGGCACGTTCACGAGCCCCGGAACGCCCACCTACCGGCACGGCGCTGGGGCGGCAGCGTATCAGAAGGGGTGGTGCTCAGAGCGAGTGCCTCTGCCGGCGCATAACAACCGGAGGTATGGTGGCGGCGGCGTCCTCTTGCAGTTTGCTAATGGAAGGGCTTTACCCTCCAAATGGGAGGATGCAGAGAGATGGATTTTTAGTCCCGTCTCAGGTGATGGAGTTGGAAGGCCGTTTGTTCAATCACATCACCGGCGTCCCAAGTCAAAGAGTGGACCGCTTGGTCCTCCGGCGGGGCTTGGACTAAGAGGCAGCAACTATTCATTAGCTTCGCCGCTAGTACCTTGTTTTGACAGTGGCAGGGTTGGGAATTTTGCGGCGAACTCGCCGTTCCTAGCTGGAGTTCTGATTCCAGAACGGGGTTTTTCTGGTAATGGTGGTAGAGGAAGAGGAAACTGCAGAGGAGGAATGGGAGTAGTTGGTGGTGCTATGGAAGGGGATGGAAAAGCTAATTCTACCACTGGGGAGCCTTACATGTTCCGATCTGCTAGTGTCCATGGTTGGTCAGATAATCTTATCGAGTCATCGTCCTCCATTCCCAGTTCTCAGG ATGACAAGTTTGACTGTAGCAGAGAAGCAGCATCTATGATCTCCTCTTCAATTATAAGGAAGGATGTAGCAACTCAGATGAGCACAGATGGAAGCACTTCCTCCTCTCCCAGGGAAAAACCTTCTTCCCCCTCCTCTGCCTCAGCTTCTGCAATTGAGGAGCTAGCTAGCCACTTTTCAAAGCTTGAGGTCAGGGATGTGCAGGTAGATGACAGTGTTGCTGTAACCAGGTGGTCCAGGAAACACACAGCACAAGGCTCCAACAGGCAGTCACCAAGAATCATAAGGTGGAAGAAAACTGAGGGAAAAACTTGTGCTTGGGGTGTTAGCAAGACAGCAAATTCTATTTCAGA GAAAACGAGAGAGGAGGCCAAGATCACTGCATGGGAAAACCTGCAAAGGGCAAAAGCTGAGGCAGAGATCAGAAAACTAGAG ATGAAGCTAGAAAAGAAAAGATCTTCCTCGATGGAGAAAATTTTGAATAAGCTTAGATTGGCACAGAGTAAAGCTCAGGAGATGAGAAGTGATGTGGCTGCATTTCAAGAAAcccagattatgagaaataaaAAGGCTTCACACTTCCGCAAGAACGGCCAGATCGGTTCTCTCAGTGGATGCTTCACGTGCCATGCCTTCTAG